GATTGCGTCGTATGGTAATGCCGAACAATTGCCAAGCGAGATTCAGCAGCAATTAACGCAACTTTATACGCAAAGTATGGTGGCGATGCAAACGTTGATTGAAGCAGTTCTTGAGCGGATGGTTCTGCGACCAGAATTAGATCGACCAACGGTGGTGGCGTTAATTATGGGCGTCTATAATCAAATTTTCATCGAATTTCAACAACAGTTACCGGCCCATTCAGTGATGACGACCATGGCGGATACGCAATGGATTGTGGAACGGGCTAAGGCTTATATGCATATTTTAGAAGTTGGGTTGGTTGGCCCCAAAAATGATAGTGAAAGTTGAGTAACGATGATGGAATTGAATTTAACGGCAGAACAGGCAGCGTTGTGGCAAAAGATGACGACTTTTACTGCGCAAAAAATAGCGCCACTGGATCATGATATTGATCAACAAGGTCAGTTTGCGGCCAAAGCTTATGCGTTATTAGTGCAACAAGGTCTCCCACAACAAGGGCTAACGGCACCCTTTGGGCAGGGCTTAGATATGGTATCGCAAGTGCTATGTGTCATGGCATTAGCGCAAGGTTCTGCCAGTGTTGCCACAGTGTTAGCGAGCTTATGGCAAATTACGGCGCAAATTGATCGGTATGGCACGGCTGACCAGCGCGCGACTTTGCTAGCGGCGGCGCAGACTAAATTAATGGGCTTTGCCGTCACTGAACCGGGTGGTGGGAATGCGTTAGGTGTCCAAACGACCGCATTTAAAAGCACGACCGGCTGGTTATTAGATGGCGAAAAAGTGTTAATTACCAATGGCGGGC
This region of Lactobacillus sp. CBA3605 genomic DNA includes:
- a CDS encoding TetR/AcrR family transcriptional regulator codes for the protein MAVVRRPQDPKKVRRIMQAATHEFASQGYTKAKTDQIAKAAQVSKGLIFHYYGNKQQLYFETVQAATALIKLKLVSVIPPAPIDLVTLVVQSTQAKADFGQSYPDEMRLMIASYGNAEQLPSEIQQQLTQLYTQSMVAMQTLIEAVLERMVLRPELDRPTVVALIMGVYNQIFIEFQQQLPAHSVMTTMADTQWIVERAKAYMHILEVGLVGPKNDSES